A region of Dethiosulfovibrio russensis DNA encodes the following proteins:
- the rsmH gene encoding 16S rRNA (cytosine(1402)-N(4))-methyltransferase RsmH, translated as MKVEHVPVMLEEVLEYLKKTSSSGPIVDATLGLGGYSEAILNRIEGVNVFGIDRDPQALTIASERLGPFGERFIPIKGNFSDLKGLLEDVEAIPVGGVVFDLGISNMQISLPERGFSFRENGPLDMRMNREDGGESAADMVRELSAPELSEVFRKYGEERFAWPIAKSIVRYREKTGPIEDTDTLVEVIRKALPAPVMRKAKGHPARKVFQALRIAVNKEMDALDEGLNSALDVISPGGVVVVVSYHSLEDRIVKWKFRGWKDQGEGTILTKKALLPSDLEIENNPKSRSAKLRAFAKG; from the coding sequence GTGAAGGTTGAACATGTCCCCGTTATGTTGGAGGAAGTACTTGAGTATCTGAAAAAAACGAGCTCCTCAGGTCCTATAGTAGACGCCACCTTAGGGTTGGGGGGATATTCGGAAGCGATCCTGAATCGTATAGAAGGAGTAAATGTCTTCGGCATAGATAGAGACCCTCAGGCTTTGACAATAGCCTCGGAAAGACTGGGGCCATTCGGAGAGAGATTCATTCCCATAAAGGGCAATTTTTCCGATCTAAAGGGTTTACTCGAAGACGTGGAGGCCATCCCCGTGGGAGGAGTCGTCTTTGATCTAGGAATCTCCAATATGCAGATATCCCTACCGGAAAGGGGCTTTTCCTTCAGAGAGAACGGGCCTTTGGATATGAGGATGAATCGCGAAGACGGAGGCGAAAGCGCAGCCGATATGGTCAGAGAACTGTCCGCTCCCGAGCTGAGCGAGGTTTTCAGGAAATACGGAGAGGAACGATTTGCCTGGCCGATCGCCAAATCCATAGTTCGTTATCGTGAAAAGACCGGTCCTATAGAGGACACGGATACCCTGGTAGAGGTTATACGTAAGGCTCTTCCCGCTCCGGTAATGAGAAAGGCTAAAGGACATCCTGCCAGGAAGGTCTTTCAGGCTCTTAGAATTGCTGTAAACAAGGAGATGGATGCCTTGGACGAGGGACTGAACTCCGCCCTAGATGTTATATCTCCCGGTGGGGTTGTGGTGGTGGTATCATATCACTCCCTTGAGGACAGAATAGTCAAATGGAAGTTCAGAGGATGGAAGGATCAGGGGGAAGGAACTATTTTGACTAAAAAGGCCCTGTTACCATCGGATCTGGAGATAGAGAACAATCCCAAATCCAGAAGCGCTAAGCTTAGAGCTTTCGCCAAAGGATAG
- the mraZ gene encoding division/cell wall cluster transcriptional repressor MraZ, whose protein sequence is MRAHDPLDSFTFKFYCLLGVSWREMGSCGGQAMFLGSYDHKIDDKGRMILPSRFRHALGSPIVCTVGIERCMAIYPLDSWQTFVARFDELPFSKEKSRNFKRVLFSMADEITPDKTGRILISPSLRRYGGLEEDVSVIGVEDHIEIWDRVRWNDRRSTLLGDLGKMIEEVMQ, encoded by the coding sequence ATGAGAGCCCATGATCCTCTTGACTCTTTCACCTTTAAGTTCTACTGTTTACTTGGTGTATCGTGGAGAGAAATGGGAAGTTGTGGAGGACAAGCCATGTTCTTGGGGAGCTATGACCATAAAATAGATGATAAGGGACGGATGATCCTCCCTTCCCGTTTTCGGCATGCCCTCGGATCTCCCATTGTATGTACCGTAGGAATAGAGAGATGCATGGCGATATATCCACTTGATAGCTGGCAGACTTTCGTAGCTCGCTTCGATGAACTGCCTTTTTCTAAAGAAAAATCCAGGAACTTCAAGAGAGTCCTTTTTTCCATGGCCGACGAAATCACACCGGATAAAACCGGACGTATTCTTATATCTCCCTCTCTTCGTCGTTATGGAGGACTGGAAGAGGATGTTTCGGTTATAGGGGTCGAGGACCACATAGAGATATGGGATCGTGTCCGTTGGAACGATAGAAGGTCTACCTTGCTTGGAGATCTGGGAAAGATGATCGAGGAAGTGATGCAGTGA
- a CDS encoding peptidoglycan D,D-transpeptidase FtsI family protein produces the protein MKKNFPWVLLFLVIAGLIGRIIVLQIKPDERVVERLGNQSNRFGRTCSTRGPILDRRGEPLAISVPTASLYVDPRDWNTDNADKLSEWVSKEKTAILSSLKRGRFYWVLRQLDDEKAKKILDMGLDGLHVLQETKRIYPNETLLSHVLGYCDIDGIGLAGLELMWNDVLYTPSGWTMKTRGRRDSTISGSEGKVFLTVDRRIQYILEKRLSDISIKEKVKWGAALCLESDTGRIVGMASWPSFNANKRTTLNNDSMTNNCISRVYEPGSTLKPVIVAMALQSKIVGRNSWFIDNGRIKVADGWISNSHGRGKGKIDLSDVLIYSSNVGMAQIGIKLNPYEAYRDLEAWGFGKKTGVELNGEENGLLLPPERWYGVIPANIAIGQGIAVTPIQLITAFNAVINGGKLLLPHIVDRVEDGERKPIYRSKTVVLRDLLPPHYVDWFRKTLRRVIVEGTGKKADCKEVKIGGKTGTAQVAVKGEYSKERMVASFIGFWPYDSPKYTLLVVLGEPGQGRYYGGAIAAPVFKAIVEDIERLNSGE, from the coding sequence ATGAAAAAGAATTTTCCATGGGTGCTTCTTTTTCTGGTTATAGCAGGTTTGATAGGCAGGATCATCGTCCTTCAGATAAAGCCGGACGAGAGGGTCGTAGAGAGGCTTGGAAATCAGAGCAATAGGTTCGGTAGAACCTGCTCAACTAGAGGACCTATCTTGGATAGAAGAGGCGAGCCTTTAGCGATCTCCGTCCCTACCGCGAGCCTGTATGTCGACCCCAGAGATTGGAACACCGATAACGCCGATAAACTCAGCGAGTGGGTCTCGAAAGAGAAGACGGCTATCCTGTCGTCGCTCAAAAGAGGCCGTTTTTATTGGGTCCTGAGACAGCTGGATGACGAAAAAGCTAAGAAAATACTCGATATGGGCCTGGATGGACTCCACGTTCTCCAGGAGACGAAGAGAATATATCCTAATGAGACCCTTCTGTCCCACGTTTTGGGATATTGCGACATAGATGGGATAGGGTTGGCTGGCCTGGAACTGATGTGGAACGATGTACTTTACACTCCCTCCGGTTGGACTATGAAAACCAGAGGACGAAGAGATTCCACGATCAGTGGTTCTGAAGGTAAGGTTTTCTTGACAGTGGATCGTCGTATACAATATATTCTCGAAAAGCGACTTTCGGATATATCAATCAAGGAAAAGGTTAAATGGGGTGCTGCTCTCTGTCTGGAAAGCGATACGGGAAGAATAGTTGGGATGGCCAGTTGGCCCAGCTTCAACGCCAACAAGAGGACAACCCTGAATAACGATAGCATGACTAACAACTGTATCAGCAGGGTTTACGAACCTGGGTCTACCTTGAAGCCTGTTATTGTGGCCATGGCGCTTCAGTCCAAGATAGTAGGAAGAAACTCCTGGTTTATAGATAACGGCAGAATCAAGGTGGCCGACGGTTGGATTTCCAACTCTCATGGGCGCGGAAAAGGCAAGATAGACCTTTCCGACGTTCTCATATATTCCTCCAACGTCGGTATGGCTCAGATCGGCATTAAACTCAATCCCTACGAAGCCTACAGAGATCTGGAAGCCTGGGGATTTGGAAAGAAAACCGGAGTAGAGTTGAACGGAGAGGAAAACGGGTTATTGCTACCTCCAGAAAGATGGTACGGAGTAATCCCCGCTAACATAGCGATAGGACAGGGAATAGCTGTTACGCCTATCCAACTGATAACAGCCTTCAACGCCGTCATAAACGGAGGAAAGCTGTTACTCCCTCATATAGTCGACAGAGTAGAGGATGGAGAGAGGAAGCCCATATATCGATCTAAAACGGTTGTCCTGAGAGATTTGCTTCCTCCACATTACGTCGATTGGTTTAGAAAAACGCTTCGAAGAGTGATAGTCGAGGGAACGGGCAAAAAAGCCGACTGCAAAGAGGTTAAGATAGGTGGAAAGACCGGCACCGCCCAGGTGGCTGTAAAAGGCGAATACTCAAAGGAACGTATGGTGGCATCGTTCATAGGGTTTTGGCCTTACGATTCCCCGAAATACACCTTATTGGTTGTCCTTGGTGAGCCTGGTCAAGGTCGATATTACGGAGGAGCTATAGCCGCTCCGGTCTTTAAGGCTATAGTCGAGGATATAGAGAGATTGAATTCTGGAGAGTGA
- a CDS encoding UDP-N-acetylmuramoyl-tripeptide--D-alanyl-D-alanine ligase, which yields MSQKSQSWSKYASLAEGTLKGDDGEFSGLIRVDSRKIEEGDLFVALPGNNVDGHDFILNAVSRGAHCALVSPSWREKIKDLPLGFRVIEVDDPEQGLIRIAQHRLKDLKNVIAVTGSVGKTSTREMIFLALGGTSSGVYRARSSHNTRIGCALTAAEMPENTSVLVLEMGTNHPGEISEMVDLYPVDTAVITEVVPAHLEGLGTLEGVLEAKLEILESKKLRKVIFNGDNSILSSAVEKRSLCENWQALSVGSSGNYVLRDIRLDWKERPVLSMSIGRDLDRSFYGIKANVAGIHNASLLGMAWATAVESGISPEEASIRLSSIKPYHGRGVLKDRGGVWVLDESYNANPKSMEAMLDLVAQSPFPREKRILVLGEMGELGKGALSFHEDILKKALPLGRVLLLGPIWARLKPSIKVYEDIESLSSDLKGFLSEGYFVAIKGSRSNGLERLMEIFP from the coding sequence ATGAGCCAAAAAAGCCAATCATGGTCTAAATATGCCTCGTTGGCGGAGGGAACTCTCAAGGGTGACGACGGCGAATTTTCCGGCCTTATCCGAGTGGACAGTCGAAAGATAGAAGAGGGAGATCTATTCGTGGCTTTGCCGGGTAATAACGTGGATGGCCATGATTTCATCCTGAACGCAGTTTCCCGGGGAGCTCATTGCGCTCTGGTGAGTCCCTCTTGGAGGGAGAAAATAAAGGATCTCCCCCTGGGATTTCGAGTGATAGAGGTGGATGACCCAGAGCAAGGACTGATAAGAATAGCCCAGCATCGGCTCAAAGACCTGAAAAACGTTATAGCCGTAACCGGAAGCGTAGGTAAGACGTCCACCAGAGAGATGATATTTCTCGCTTTGGGAGGGACTTCGTCAGGAGTCTACAGGGCCAGAAGCAGCCACAATACGAGAATCGGTTGTGCTCTTACCGCAGCGGAGATGCCGGAGAATACATCTGTCCTAGTCTTGGAGATGGGGACCAACCATCCAGGGGAGATCTCCGAGATGGTCGATCTATATCCTGTAGATACGGCTGTTATAACCGAGGTAGTCCCGGCTCACCTGGAGGGGCTAGGCACCCTGGAAGGAGTGCTAGAGGCAAAGCTTGAAATACTCGAGTCCAAGAAGTTAAGGAAAGTCATCTTCAACGGTGACAACTCTATATTGTCCTCCGCTGTGGAGAAGAGATCCTTATGTGAGAATTGGCAAGCCTTATCGGTAGGGTCTTCCGGAAACTATGTTTTAAGGGATATACGGCTCGACTGGAAGGAACGGCCTGTTCTTTCTATGAGTATCGGGAGAGACCTAGATCGGAGCTTTTACGGAATCAAGGCAAATGTCGCCGGGATACATAACGCAAGCCTACTGGGCATGGCATGGGCTACCGCGGTGGAATCGGGAATATCGCCGGAGGAAGCCTCTATCAGGTTGTCATCGATAAAGCCCTACCATGGAAGAGGGGTCTTGAAAGATAGAGGTGGGGTTTGGGTTTTGGATGAAAGCTACAACGCCAACCCAAAGTCCATGGAAGCCATGCTAGATCTGGTGGCACAGAGTCCCTTCCCCAGGGAAAAAAGGATCCTCGTTCTAGGAGAGATGGGAGAACTTGGAAAAGGGGCCCTGTCTTTCCATGAGGATATCCTTAAAAAAGCTCTGCCATTGGGAAGGGTCTTGCTTTTAGGGCCTATTTGGGCCCGGCTAAAGCCATCGATAAAGGTGTACGAGGATATCGAATCGTTGTCTTCCGATTTAAAGGGTTTTCTGTCGGAGGGATATTTCGTCGCCATAAAGGGATCCAGATCCAACGGGCTAGAACGTCTGATGGAGATCTTTCCATGA
- a CDS encoding UDP-N-acetylmuramoyl-L-alanyl-D-glutamate--2,6-diaminopimelate ligase, with product MKKINELIEDLKSSGMVSAIVGQLSDEIVRSIEFDSRKVTSGSLFCCVPGVHNDGHKFAVAAVKSGATALLCEHIPDEVEKDVPIILTPDARSALGAIASSFHDHPSESLSMIGVTGTNGKSTTTYMIRSIMRGRGKVGLLGTITYDDGNKEIEADRTTPEGSEIQSFLSEMVRSCCNGCIMETSSHGLVQGRLSGCLFDVAVFTNLTPEHLDFHGDMERYFEAKKSLFTRYMKPDCKKIFNLDDPYGKRLLRECAGSDVVTYSSKSSSATVTGSDIALDVGGVLFDLTIEGRTNRVRLPLIGGYNVSNALAAAAACYSMGFSYDEIQHGLENMPQVPGRMERYIFEKKGCAIVDYAHTPDALSNLLSAAREICKGRLIGVFGLGGERFRGNRWAMGEIAAQKADHLVLTMDNPRGEDPLSIVGDILEGVRKVEGNSYDVVIDRKDAIYKALDMSKEGDLVVISGKGPEKYILIKGKKTPYSDSESVRSWGKDRGIPWK from the coding sequence ATGAAAAAAATTAATGAACTAATCGAAGATCTTAAATCCTCCGGGATGGTATCGGCGATCGTAGGCCAACTTAGCGATGAGATCGTTCGTTCTATCGAGTTCGATTCCCGTAAGGTCACATCGGGAAGTCTCTTCTGTTGCGTGCCCGGAGTCCATAACGACGGACATAAATTCGCCGTCGCTGCCGTAAAATCGGGAGCGACGGCTCTGTTGTGTGAACATATTCCCGACGAAGTGGAAAAAGACGTACCGATCATCTTGACCCCAGATGCCAGAAGCGCCTTAGGAGCGATAGCCTCTTCTTTTCACGACCATCCTTCGGAATCTCTCTCGATGATCGGAGTTACCGGAACCAACGGTAAAAGCACGACCACCTATATGATTCGGTCCATCATGAGAGGAAGAGGCAAGGTCGGTTTGCTGGGGACAATCACCTATGACGACGGGAACAAGGAAATCGAGGCCGATAGGACTACCCCGGAGGGATCGGAGATACAGTCTTTCCTATCCGAGATGGTCCGGTCCTGCTGTAACGGTTGCATCATGGAGACATCCTCTCATGGTCTTGTCCAGGGACGGTTGTCGGGATGTCTATTCGACGTGGCGGTCTTTACAAATCTAACTCCTGAACATCTCGACTTTCACGGAGATATGGAGCGCTATTTCGAGGCTAAAAAGTCGCTTTTCACACGATACATGAAACCCGATTGCAAAAAAATTTTTAACTTGGACGACCCCTATGGGAAAAGATTGTTGAGAGAATGCGCCGGATCCGATGTCGTAACCTATTCCTCCAAGTCTAGCTCGGCTACGGTTACGGGGTCCGATATAGCTCTGGACGTAGGGGGGGTTCTCTTCGACCTCACCATAGAGGGACGGACCAATCGGGTGCGTCTGCCCTTGATAGGGGGGTATAACGTCAGCAACGCCTTAGCAGCAGCCGCTGCCTGCTATTCTATGGGTTTTTCATATGATGAGATCCAGCACGGCCTCGAAAACATGCCTCAGGTGCCGGGCAGAATGGAACGTTACATTTTCGAAAAGAAAGGCTGTGCCATCGTGGATTACGCTCATACACCAGATGCATTGAGCAATCTTCTCTCAGCCGCCAGGGAAATATGTAAAGGGCGTCTTATCGGGGTGTTCGGTTTAGGTGGAGAGAGATTCAGAGGAAATCGTTGGGCGATGGGCGAGATAGCGGCGCAAAAGGCGGACCATCTGGTGCTGACCATGGATAACCCCAGAGGAGAGGATCCGCTGTCGATCGTCGGGGACATATTGGAAGGCGTCCGTAAGGTAGAGGGCAATAGCTACGATGTCGTAATCGATAGAAAAGACGCTATCTACAAGGCCCTGGATATGTCTAAAGAGGGAGATTTGGTGGTAATCTCAGGCAAGGGACCGGAAAAATATATTCTGATAAAGGGGAAAAAGACCCCCTATAGCGACTCCGAGTCGGTACGAAGCTGGGGGAAAGATCGAGGGATCCCATGGAAATGA
- a CDS encoding V-type ATP synthase subunit D yields MARLNVNPNRMELSRLKKNLVVAKRGHKLLKDKQDALIKAFLEKARKVKEQREAVEEELRKCYESFLLARAQTLPAMLEQALMIPGAKCRISVEHRNVMSVVVPEYGIDQEGKALNYGFATTLGSLDVALERFSSIMPKLIELAAEEKAIALMSTEIEKTRRRVNALEHVLIPANIETIKYITMKLEEQERSTLSRIMKIKDIVRSH; encoded by the coding sequence ATGGCTCGTCTGAACGTCAACCCGAACCGAATGGAGCTCTCCAGGCTCAAGAAGAACCTGGTGGTGGCCAAGAGGGGCCACAAGCTCCTGAAGGACAAACAGGACGCCCTGATCAAGGCCTTTCTGGAAAAGGCCCGCAAGGTCAAGGAGCAACGCGAAGCGGTGGAGGAAGAGCTCCGTAAATGTTACGAAAGCTTCCTTCTCGCCAGAGCTCAGACCTTGCCCGCCATGTTGGAACAGGCCCTTATGATACCCGGGGCGAAGTGCCGTATTTCAGTGGAGCACCGTAACGTCATGAGCGTGGTGGTCCCAGAATACGGTATAGACCAGGAAGGCAAAGCCCTAAACTATGGTTTTGCAACAACCCTGGGCAGTCTCGACGTCGCTCTCGAGCGTTTTTCCTCCATAATGCCGAAACTCATAGAGCTTGCGGCGGAGGAAAAGGCCATAGCTCTCATGTCGACCGAGATAGAGAAGACCCGAAGAAGGGTCAACGCGTTGGAACACGTTCTGATTCCAGCTAATATAGAGACCATAAAGTACATCACCATGAAGCTGGAGGAACAGGAACGATCGACTCTCAGCCGCATAATGAAGATCAAGGATATCGTCAGATCTCACTAA
- the murD gene encoding UDP-N-acetylmuramoyl-L-alanine--D-glutamate ligase codes for MKDLFGKKITVLGAGISGEALASCAVRSGASVFVTESKADIPEERRLGLKDMGVDFEIGGHSSKALECDLMLVSSGVSPTAPLLLEARDAGIEVMGEVDFVLPNLDGKVIAVTGTNGKTTTTSLIAHLLKVSGVDALTLGNIGSPLGDFACKRRGVFVIELSSFQLHWTEKAEFDISVVTNIAPDHIDWHRSYENYISAKKKAISHRRDTGWSIVQERDRSLLGGQGDPRTIGLTFENDLKKDGIYIGDEKATAVIEGIRHDLFKSGQVPLLGGHNIENAAMAATACILTSCKETDWSIGLASYKAPPHRCQFIVEKNGISYVDDSKGTNVASTCTALRSIPGGKVVILGGKGKGESYRDLALAVKDNCRYAILLGEERFAIAEALKEQNVNDWEIVQSMEEAVIEASGRAKRGDTVLLSPACTSWDMYGSYKERGDHFSGLAKAIEGTDVES; via the coding sequence GTGAAAGATTTATTCGGTAAAAAAATTACCGTATTGGGAGCCGGTATCAGCGGCGAGGCTTTGGCCTCCTGTGCGGTCAGGTCGGGAGCCTCGGTCTTTGTAACCGAAAGCAAAGCCGATATACCGGAGGAGAGACGGCTTGGCCTAAAGGATATGGGAGTCGACTTCGAGATAGGAGGTCATTCCTCCAAGGCCTTGGAGTGTGACCTCATGCTGGTTAGTTCTGGAGTTTCCCCTACGGCTCCCTTGCTTCTGGAAGCAAGGGATGCCGGAATCGAGGTGATGGGCGAGGTCGATTTCGTGTTGCCCAACCTGGACGGGAAGGTTATCGCCGTAACGGGTACTAACGGAAAGACCACCACAACTTCTCTGATAGCTCATTTGCTTAAAGTCTCCGGTGTCGACGCCCTGACATTGGGAAACATAGGTTCGCCTTTAGGTGATTTCGCATGTAAAAGAAGAGGCGTTTTCGTGATAGAGCTGAGCAGTTTTCAACTCCACTGGACCGAGAAGGCCGAGTTCGATATCTCTGTAGTCACCAACATCGCACCGGACCATATCGATTGGCATAGGTCCTACGAAAACTATATTTCAGCCAAGAAAAAAGCCATCTCCCACAGAAGGGATACAGGGTGGTCCATCGTTCAGGAAAGGGATCGTTCCCTCCTAGGTGGGCAGGGCGATCCAAGGACCATAGGCTTGACATTTGAGAACGATTTAAAGAAGGACGGTATATATATAGGCGATGAAAAGGCGACCGCCGTCATAGAGGGAATTCGCCACGATCTTTTCAAGTCGGGGCAGGTTCCTCTGCTGGGAGGACACAACATAGAGAACGCCGCCATGGCTGCAACCGCCTGTATATTGACCTCTTGCAAGGAAACGGATTGGTCCATAGGGCTAGCCTCCTATAAAGCACCACCCCATAGATGTCAGTTCATAGTGGAGAAGAACGGAATATCCTACGTTGATGACTCCAAGGGAACCAACGTTGCCTCCACCTGCACAGCTCTTAGGTCAATTCCTGGCGGAAAGGTCGTTATCCTGGGAGGAAAGGGTAAGGGAGAAAGTTACCGCGATTTGGCCCTAGCGGTGAAGGATAACTGTAGATATGCCATATTACTGGGAGAAGAGCGTTTTGCCATAGCCGAGGCCCTGAAAGAACAAAATGTAAACGACTGGGAGATAGTTCAGTCCATGGAAGAGGCCGTTATCGAAGCGTCCGGAAGGGCCAAAAGAGGGGACACTGTGCTGCTATCCCCTGCCTGTACTAGCTGGGATATGTATGGAAGCTACAAGGAGAGAGGCGACCATTTCAGTGGGTTGGCGAAAGCGATAGAGGGGACAGACGTCGAGTCGTGA
- a CDS encoding phospho-N-acetylmuramoyl-pentapeptide-transferase: MTIGLLIWGLVLFFFSILAQSRWIVWLKRRDFKLAQKSYGPARGEEKSKTPSLGGAVFMITALPSILIGWALGDGSLIFQILLWSLPLASGGIGLWDDILKYSRSSSEGLSSLQKLSAQVLISLIWSVVVQRYLGIAVLPGVYLSPMLSVLICSFLVVSMLNGVNVTDGLDGLAAGASSISLIFICTVASAGISGVAAGLAMTLGFLWYNSFPARIFMGDCGSHFLGGLLVSISVCGGGLLYVVPAGALFGVEILSVAIQIVAIRVFSKKVFKMSPIHHHFELSGWSEVQIVLRFWIVHLVGIVTLFLFGMGLGLHF; encoded by the coding sequence ATGACGATAGGTCTTTTGATATGGGGGTTGGTCCTGTTTTTTTTCTCCATTCTAGCTCAGTCTAGATGGATAGTATGGCTGAAACGTCGTGATTTTAAGTTGGCTCAGAAGAGCTACGGACCGGCGAGGGGAGAAGAAAAAAGCAAGACACCGTCCCTCGGAGGGGCGGTTTTCATGATAACGGCGCTACCGTCCATTTTGATAGGCTGGGCTTTAGGAGATGGTTCTTTAATATTTCAAATCCTTTTATGGTCCTTGCCTCTGGCGTCGGGCGGAATCGGTCTATGGGACGATATACTGAAATACTCGAGATCCTCCAGTGAAGGACTATCCAGCCTGCAGAAACTTTCAGCTCAGGTATTGATATCCCTGATATGGTCCGTGGTAGTCCAAAGATATTTAGGAATTGCCGTTTTGCCCGGAGTTTATCTGTCTCCGATGCTGTCGGTTCTCATATGTTCTTTTCTCGTCGTGTCCATGCTCAACGGGGTCAATGTTACAGACGGATTGGATGGACTCGCCGCGGGAGCCTCGTCGATCTCGTTGATATTCATCTGTACAGTAGCATCAGCCGGAATAAGCGGGGTGGCAGCGGGGTTAGCCATGACGCTCGGTTTTCTGTGGTACAATTCCTTCCCCGCCAGGATATTCATGGGAGATTGTGGTTCTCATTTTCTCGGAGGGCTTTTAGTCTCCATATCGGTCTGCGGGGGAGGGCTGCTGTATGTCGTCCCTGCTGGGGCTCTTTTCGGTGTCGAGATATTATCCGTGGCGATTCAAATAGTAGCCATAAGGGTTTTCTCCAAAAAGGTGTTCAAAATGAGCCCTATCCATCATCATTTCGAACTATCCGGATGGAGCGAGGTTCAGATAGTTCTGAGGTTCTGGATTGTGCATTTGGTCGGTATCGTAACCCTTTTTCTGTTTGGAATGGGCCTTGGACTTCACTTTTAA
- a CDS encoding CheR family methyltransferase: MVANEKDYDSPEYTRFKQQVQKLTGLDLNSYKNQIHRRAHMLMSRWNLTDYDQYFTMINKNEDKLRDFLDYLTINVSEFLRNPPRWWDLRDHVIPDLIKTKGSKKLRLWSAGSATGEEPYSLAMLSSECGLSSATPVHARDIDAGAIAIAQRGIYHKRQLVNVPPDWITKYFKVVDEQTYQVKDDLKKRVDFARLNLIEDRFEKDYDLILCRNVVIYFRPETKAVLYQKFFDALRPGGYLLVGSTEQIFEYKSYGFEAAKPFLYRKPLK, from the coding sequence TTGGTCGCTAACGAGAAGGACTATGATTCACCGGAATACACGCGTTTTAAACAACAGGTCCAAAAACTAACTGGTCTAGATTTAAATTCGTACAAAAACCAAATACATCGCCGTGCTCATATGCTCATGAGCAGATGGAATTTGACCGATTACGACCAGTACTTTACCATGATCAACAAAAACGAGGATAAACTGAGGGATTTTCTCGATTATCTTACGATAAACGTATCGGAGTTCCTAAGAAATCCTCCACGATGGTGGGATTTGAGAGATCATGTAATACCCGATCTCATCAAGACCAAAGGCAGTAAAAAACTTCGTCTTTGGAGTGCCGGATCAGCAACCGGAGAGGAACCCTACTCTCTTGCGATGTTGTCCAGCGAATGCGGTCTATCCTCCGCTACTCCGGTCCATGCCAGAGATATCGACGCTGGCGCAATCGCCATAGCTCAAAGGGGGATCTATCACAAGAGACAGCTGGTAAACGTTCCTCCAGATTGGATAACAAAGTATTTCAAGGTCGTAGACGAGCAGACCTATCAGGTTAAGGACGATCTCAAAAAGAGAGTCGATTTTGCCAGATTGAACCTAATAGAGGATAGGTTTGAAAAAGATTACGATCTCATACTGTGCAGGAACGTGGTCATATACTTCAGGCCGGAGACGAAGGCGGTCCTTTATCAGAAGTTTTTCGATGCACTCAGACCGGGAGGGTATCTTCTAGTGGGATCGACGGAACAGATTTTCGAGTACAAATCCTACGGATTCGAGGCTGCAAAGCCCTTTCTTTACAGAAAACCCCTTAAATAG